In one window of bacterium DNA:
- a CDS encoding prepilin-type N-terminal cleavage/methylation domain-containing protein produces the protein MRRKAMKTCKRRQAGISMIEVLITMFLVMVCLLVVMTSFVAVAKSSRYSERMDVAASLAR, from the coding sequence ATGAGGAGGAAAGCGATGAAAACATGCAAGCGACGGCAAGCGGGTATCAGCATGATAGAGGTGCTCATTACGATGTTCCTCGTCATGGTCTGCTTGCTGGTGGTGATGACGTCGTTCGTGGCGGTGGCAAAATCCAGCCGCTACAGCGAACGGATGGACGTGGCGGCTTCACTGGCTCGTC